Within the Candidatus Dormiibacterota bacterium genome, the region CGCGCACGATGCCGTCCGCTAGGAGTCTGATCGCGGCGGCGCGCGCCGCTCGCGCGAACGCCTACGCCCCGTACTCGCACTTCGCCGTCGGCGCAGCCGTCGAAACGCTGGACGGAACGGTGATCACGGGTGCAAACGTCGAGAACGCGAGCTACGGCCTCTCTATTTGCGCGGAGCGCGCGGCGCTGGTGCGTGCGGTCGCGGAAGGCCATCGTGGTTTTCGCGCCGTGGCCGTCGCCGGACCCGAGGATGCGACGATTGCGCCCTGCGGCGCGTGCCGCCAGTTCATCGCGGAGTTC harbors:
- a CDS encoding cytidine deaminase; translated protein: MPSARSLIAAARAARANAYAPYSHFAVGAAVETLDGTVITGANVENASYGLSICAERAALVRAVAEGHRGFRAVAVAGPEDATIAPCGACRQFIAEFDSAMPVAFTSPSGVVETTLAELLPYPFTPEALSRS